The following coding sequences lie in one Alloacidobacterium dinghuense genomic window:
- a CDS encoding sensor domain-containing diguanylate cyclase, translating into MRAKRCWGQTLAFFNAFRPRHLLTANRSGATDHDRFFAAAECTLDDFYIFDSIPDATGAIVDFSFSYINPNAERRLGVPREALYGKILTEVRPFMIKSGLIHKYREVVRTGIPYTCEVFIDDEMIKGTWLNVQVVRLGTGIAITSRDVTEHRRRSDHVNYLAHHDHLTGLANRMLLHERLRLAILRAQNHDQKVAIFLVDIDYFKQINDSLGHADGDVLLATVGQRLLSSVRESDTVARMGGDEFVIVMPEFRTTENVEHCAQQIMRNASQPMAISGREVSLTLSIGISIFPEGGRTPEELLRNADTAMYTVKDTGRNSLCVFNESPLVARLTPPDLRAPILL; encoded by the coding sequence ATGCGCGCGAAACGTTGCTGGGGTCAGACCCTCGCTTTTTTCAACGCTTTTCGTCCTAGACACCTTCTGACGGCCAACAGATCCGGTGCAACGGATCACGACCGGTTCTTCGCCGCGGCAGAGTGCACTCTGGACGACTTCTACATATTCGACAGTATCCCCGATGCAACGGGAGCCATTGTCGACTTCAGCTTCAGCTACATCAACCCTAACGCTGAGCGGCGGCTCGGCGTACCCCGCGAAGCCCTTTACGGCAAAATCCTCACCGAAGTTCGGCCGTTCATGATCAAATCCGGCCTCATCCACAAATACCGTGAAGTCGTCCGCACCGGCATTCCTTATACCTGCGAAGTATTCATCGACGACGAGATGATCAAAGGTACCTGGCTCAACGTCCAGGTCGTCCGGCTTGGCACTGGCATCGCCATCACCAGCCGCGACGTCACCGAGCACCGCCGGCGCTCCGATCACGTCAACTATCTCGCGCATCACGACCACCTGACTGGCCTCGCCAACCGTATGCTGCTCCACGAGCGTCTCCGCTTGGCGATCCTCCGTGCGCAGAATCACGACCAAAAGGTTGCCATCTTCCTCGTTGACATCGATTACTTCAAACAGATCAATGACTCGCTCGGCCACGCCGACGGCGACGTCCTCCTTGCGACCGTCGGTCAGCGCCTATTATCGTCTGTGCGCGAGTCTGATACCGTGGCGCGTATGGGTGGAGACGAGTTCGTCATCGTGATGCCCGAATTCCGCACTACGGAAAACGTTGAGCACTGCGCTCAGCAAATTATGCGCAACGCCTCCCAGCCCATGGCGATTAGCGGTCGGGAAGTCAGCCTTACTCTTAGCATCGGCATCTCTATTTTTCCGGAGGGCGGCCGCACCCCCGAAGAACTCCTCCGCAACGCAGACACCGCCATGTACACCGTGAAAGACACAGGCCGCAATAGCCTCTGCGTTTTCAACGAAAGCCCGCTGGTAGCGCGCCTTACCCCGCCTGACCTACGCGCCCCTATTCTTCTGTGA